The sequence GAACAGCCCTACGATTGCGCGGGCAGCTTCAAGGCGGAAGGGCTGGGCATCAGTCTGTTCAGAGCCACCGAAGGGACCGACGCCACCAGCCTGATTGGATTGCCGCTCATCCGGCTGGTCGAAATGCTCAACCACGCCGGCATCGAAGTCCCTTGAAAACGACCCCGAGCTAGCGCAGCTGTGGCCCTTGCAACCCCATCAAGAGGCCCAACTTAGAGCCGATACTGGCGCCCAGCTTCTTGGTGAAACGATCCAGAGCGGAGTCCTTTACCGTGAAGTCCACCAGCTGCTCCTCGCCAATCACGTCACGCGCGACCGACCCGGTATTGCCCAGACCGTCGACAAGACCGAGCTCGAGGGCCTGCTCGCCGGACCAGATAAGCCCTGAGAACAACTCCGGATGTCCCGCCACCTGAAGCCGGTCGCCGCGACCCTGTTTGACACTTTCGATGAACTGCCGGTGCGTGGTAGCCAGCACCTCTCGCCAGAATTTCGTCTCCTCCGGCTTTTCCGGCTGAAACGGATCCAGGAATGCCTTATGTTCGCCCGAGGTATAAACCCGCCGCTCCACACCCAGCTTGTCCATGGTCTCGACGAAGCCGAAGGTTGCCGCCGTGACCCCTATCGAACCAACCAGGCTCGACTTGTCGGCATAGATTTCGTCCGCGGCGCTGGCGATGTAGTAAGCGCCGGACGCACCCAGGTCGGTGATAACCGCATAGACCTTGATGCCGGGATATTCCCCTCGCAGCCGACGAATCTCGTCATAGATATAACCCGACTGAACCGGACTGCCGCCCGGGCTGTTGATTCGCAATACCACACCCTTGGTGTTGGAGTCCTCGAACGCGGACCGCAGCGCCCCAACGATATTGTCCGCACTCGCAGGCTCCTCGTCGGCGATCATCCCGCGAACATTGATCACCGCGGTGTGGCTGCCGCTTGCGGCCTTGCCGTCACCCATGTGCAACAGTGGCGAGAACATCAGCAGCGCACCAAAGAGATAAACGAACGTCAGCAGCTTGAAGAATATCCCCCAGCGCCGGGCTCGCCGCTGCTCCTGCACGCCGGCTAGCAAGGTCTTTTCCAGCAGCCTCCAGCTGTTGCGATCCTCCTTGGTATCATTCACGGGCGCTTTCCATTCATCCGACATACGCAACCTCGACAGCTGATTCAGCAGAACGCAGCCAGTCGCTGAGTTCCGAAAAATGTTTAATGGTTAGGCACGGCGAGCACGCCCGCAAGACATCGAGTGGCTGCGCACCGTAGGAGACCGCGACACTGTCGACGCCGGCTCTGCGAGCCATTTCGAGATCGAACACCGAATCGCCGATCATCAGCGCCCGCTCAGGCGGCACGCCGCAGTGCGAGAGAATCTCGTGAAGCATCAGCGGATCGGGCTTGCTTGCTGTTTCGTCGGCGCAGCGGGTCACATCGAAGAAATCATCCCATCCCTGGCCCGCAAGCACCCGGTCCAGCCCACGCCGCCCCTTACCGGTTGCCACGGCGAGCAGATGGCCCCGATCACGAAAATCCTGCAGAGCAGAGACCACGCCCGGATAGGGCATTGACGGCTCCACCTCGAGCGAGAGGTAGTGGTCGGCATAGGCACGACGAAACGCCTCGGCCGTTCGACTATCAGTGACGTGGGGATACAGCGCAGCGATCGCTTCAGGCAGACCGAGCCCAATGATTCCCTTGATGGCATTCTCATCGAGGGCCGGCAGACCACAACTGGCAGCGGCAGCCGAAATGGATTCGACGATACGGCCAATCGAGTCCACCAGGGTCCCGTCCCAGTCGAAGATCAGCAGTTCGTATCTATTCACCCAGCCTCTCCAGCGTCCGCGCCCAGATATCATCGACCGGCGCTTCCAGGCTCAGTTCGCCTCCATCCGGCAAAGGCACTTTCAGCGCATAGGCATGCAGGAACAGCCGCTTACCACCCAGGTCCCGAATGACGCCAGTGAACTCTTCATCACCATATTTACTGTCGCCCGCGATGCTATGACCGGCGTGACGGGCGTGCACGCGAATCTGGTGAGTGCGACCTGTTACCGGCTTGGCCTCGACCAGGGTGGCGAAATCCCCGAAACGACGCAGGACACGAAAGAGCGTCAGCGCCTCCTTGCCATCGTCCGTAACCTCGACCATCCGCTCGCCTGAACGCAGCGTGTTCTTCAACAGCGGGGCACTCACCTGCTTCTTGCCGGTATCCCAGCGACCACGCACAAGCGCCATGTAGCGCTTGTCAACGCCGTCGCCGCGCAACGCCTGATGCAGATGGCGCAGCATGCTGCGCTTCTTGGCGATCATCAGCAGCCCGGAGGTATCCCGATCCAGGCGATGCACCAGCTCGAGCTCCTTCGCATCGGGGCGCAACTGACGCAGCGCCTCGATGACACCAAAGCTGAGCCCACTGCCGCCATGCACAGCGATTCCCGCCGGCTTGTTGAGCACGATAAGCGCCTTGTCTTCGTAGACGATGGCCGCCTCGAGGCGCTCGAGGAGGCCTTGCGCCAGCGGTACCGCCTCGTCCCGCTCGGGCAGCCGAAGCGGCGGCACACGCACGACGTCGCCGGCCTGGAGCTTGTACTCCGGCTTGATCCGCCCCTTGTTCACCCGCACTTCTCCCTTTCGCAGGATGCGGTAGATCAGGGTTTTGGGCACACCTTTGAGCTGAGTTCGAAGAAAATTGTCGATACGCTGGCCGGCAAGCTCCGGCGAGACTTCGAGCAGTTGCACGCCGGAAGTCTGGGAAGGGGTATTGGTCATCCGCGGATGATATCAATTTTCCCTGATTTGAAGCACTTAAACATTACTGTTATAGTCCAGACGCCGCCAAAAGTGGCCAGGTCGAGGAATGACAGCGAAACCGCCCTTCCCGACCCAGCAATGTTCGAGGACGTGAGGCCGTCCGACGGTGCTTTTCTCCAGTAGCAGAAGCACCGAAACAAGCCTTGAAGACATGATGCGTGCCCCCGCTGGGGAATCGCGATAATCGATAACCCGCTCCCGGATTCTGCGAGCGGCACCCGATTTTCAAAGTATGAGTGTTGGGTGGAGATGTACAGCCATCGGAGTGCGTAGCAAAGGCTTTCATAGACGCTTCATTCCGTCCGCTACCGATTGCTGATTCCTCCTCCCGAACCATTGCTTCTGTTCCGACAGCAAGCAGGAGACGTCGTCGCGACGCCGGCCCAACTGGCCTCACATCGCTGGACACTGGAGTGCCTTACAATCATTCCTGACTCACCTGACACCGACCGCGAGAGTCGTGTGTGCCGAACGCCGTTTCCGCTGCCCTGGAAACCGACGGTACTACATGAAAAGAATGCTAATTAACGCAACTCAACCCGAAGAGTTGCGTGTCGCACTGGTAGACGGCCAGCGCCTATTCGATCTCGACATCGAATCCGGTGCCCGCGAACAGAAAAAAGCCAACATCTACAAAGGCAAGATCACCCGCGTCGAACCCAGCCTCGAAGCCGCCTTCGTGGACTTCGGTGCCGACCGCCACGGCTTCCTCCCCCTCAAGGAAATTTCCCGCGAATACTTCAGGAAGGCTCCCGAAGGCCGCGTGAACATCAAGGACGTCCTGAGCGAAGGCCAGGAAGTCATCGTCCAGGTCGAAAAAGAAGAGCGCGGCAACAAGGGCGCCGCCCTGACCACCTTCATCAGTCTGGCCGGCCGCTATCTGGTATTGATGCCGAACAACCCGCGTGCAGGCGGCATTTCGCGCCGGATCGAGGGTGAAGAACGCAACGAGCTTCGCGAAGCCCTGAACGGCCTTAACGTCCCGGCTGACATGGGGCTCATCGTTCGCACCGCCGGCCTCGGTCGCTCCAGCGAAGAGATGCAGTGGGACCTCGACTATCTGCTGCAACTCTGGGCCGCAGTAAAAGAAGCGTCCCAGGGTCGGCCCGCCCCCTTCCTGATCTACCAGGAATCGAACGTTATCATCCGCGCCATCCGCGACTACCTGCGCCAGGACATCGGCGAGGTACTGATCGACAGCGTCGAAGCCCAGGACGAAGCGCTTTCCTTCATCCAGCAGGTCATGCCGCAGTACGCCAGCAAGATCAAGCTGTACGAAGACAGCGTGCCGCTGTTCAACCGTTTCCAGATCGAGAGCCAGATCGAAACCGCCTTCCAGCGTGAAGTGAAGCTGCCGTCCGGCGGCTCGATCGTCATCGACCCCACCGAAGCCTTGGTGTCTATCGACATCAACTCGGCGCGCGCCACCAAAGGCGGCGACATCGAAGAAACCGCACTGCAGACCAACCTGGAAGCGGCCGAGGAAATTGCCCGGCAGCTGCGCTTGCGTGACATCGGCGGCCTGATCGTCATCGACTTCATCGACATGACCCCGGCGAAAAACCAGCGCGCCGTGGAAGAAAAGGTCCGCGAAGCCCTCGAGGCCGACCGCGCCCGTATCCAAGTGGGCCGCATCTCGCGATTCGGCCTGTTGGAAATGTCCCGTCAGCGTCTGCGCCCGTCGCTCGGCGAGACCAGCGGTATCGTCTGCCCACGCTGTAATGGCCAGGGGATCATCCGTGACGTCGAGTCGCTGTCGCTGGCTATCCTGCGCCTGATCGAGGAAGAAGCCCTCAAGGATCGCACCGCTGAAGTGCGGGCGCGCGTGCCTTTCCAGGTCGCCGCGTTCCTTCTGAACGAAAAACGCAACGCCATCACCAAGATCGAGCTGCGCACCCGTGCACGCATCTTCATCCTGCCGGACGATCACCTCGAGACGCCGCACTTCGAAGTGCAGCGCTTGCGTGACGATAGCCCAGAAATCATCGCCGGCCAGGCCAGCTACGAGATGAGCCAGACCGAAGCCGAGGAAGCTCAGCCGGTCAGCTCGACGCGTACCCTGGTTCGCCAGGAGGCTGCGGTCAAAACCGCGCCGCAACGTACTGCGCCCGCCCCCGTTCCTACTGCAGAGCCGACAGAGACGGCCACGCCTAGCGTTCAGGAGCCGAGCCTGTTCAAGGGGCTGGTCAAGTCGCTGGTCGGTCTCTTTGCTGGCAAGCCGCAAGCCCCAGCCGTCGAGGTCGAGAAGAAGCCCGCCGGCGGCAGCCGTCCGCAGCGCAACGACGAGCGTCGCAGTGGTCGCCAGCAGAACCGCCGACGCGATACTCGCAGCAACCGCGACGAAGAGCGCAAGCCACGCGAAGAGCGCGCGCCCCGTGAAGAGCGCCCGGCTCGCGAAGAGCGCCAGCCGCGCCCACCGCGCGAGGAACGCAAACCACGCGAGGCCCGCGAACCCCGCGAACCCCGCGAGCCGGTCGAAGTGAATGACAGCCCGTCGCAGCCGCAACCACGCCGCGAGCGCACTCCACGTGAGGATCGCCAGCCGCGCGAAGAGCGCAAACGCGAACTGCGCGCACCGCTGGATGAACCCAATCAGAATGCCCCCGTCGCAGCGGCCAGCGAGGAAGCCAGCGAACGCAAACCACGTCCACCTCGCGAAGAGCGCAAGCCTCGCGAGCCACGCGCTGAGCAGGTTACCGAAGCTGACGAACTGCAGCAGAACGACGCCACCGAAGCCACACAGGACGAACAAGACTCGACCGAAGGCAGCGATCGTCCACGTCGCCGCTCCCGTGGCCAGCGCCGTCGCAGCAACCGCCGCGACCGTCAGCGCGATGCCAACGGCAACGAGATTGGTACTGAAGGCGAAACTGGATCGGTCGAAGCCGAAGAAAGCAATGCACCGGTGAAATCCGAGCAGGTTGCCATTGCCGCAACCGCCGCCGCCCTTGCGGCAAACACGGCGAACACCGAGGCCGCAGACGTGACGCCTGAAAGTCAGGCGAAGTCGGAAGCGCCCGCGCCAATCGAAGCCGCCGACGAGCCCGTCACGGTTACCGAGGCGGTGAGCGAAGCAGCCGCTGAGCCAGTGATCGAAACTCCGGCTGCGACGATCGAACCCGCACCGGCCGAGCCTGCGCCTGAGCCCGTCAGCCAGCCAGAACCGGTTAGCGAAAGCAATGCTGAAGAGGCACCTGCCACGCCAGCCATTGCGCAATCCGCTCCGGCTCCGGTTCCGGCCGAGGCTGCAGCGCCGGCTCAAACCGCGTCCGGTCGTGCGCCGAATGATCCTCGCGAGGTGCGCCGTCGCCGCCTCGAGCAGGAGCGTCTGGCCAAGGAGGCTGCCGAGGCTGAAGCCAAAGCCGAAAAAACCGAGGAGCTGGCCAGCCCCGAAGTCGTGGTCAGTGAGCCGATCGCCGAGATCGCTACCGTACAGCCGGAGCAGGCGAAGGGTGAGGAGCGCGAAGTAGCTGTTGAAGCTGCCCCGCAGTCTGAGCCGGCGCCGGCCGAAGCGCATGCGGAACCAGCAGCAGAACCGGTGACGGCACAAACCGTACAGCCGGTAGCGGAGCCGCTCGAGCCCGCCACTGAGAAGCCTGAGGAAGCGACGGCCAATCCCGAGCGGGACGACACCGACAAGCGCCAACACTGACAGTTGCGCACCAAAAAAGGGATGCTTCGGCATCCCTTTTTTATTGCCCCTGTCCCGTCCTGGGTAACGTTTACACCTTTCGCCCGAGAATCGGGAGGTCTCGCTGGAGCAAGGCGTTTAGCGTACGCAGCGTGATTGATCGCTAGCTTTAATTGGCTGGCTGTCGTCGATCAGGTCGAAAAAGGCTAGCTAACCTACAAGCAGGGGGCACTTCCGGTAGGACAGCCGGGGCGGGTCTATGGTGTCCCGCCCCGAACAAGGTGCACACCTTCCGCCGCCCCTCAGCACGTAATGGATGCGGTAAAAGGCGCAGACAGCGCGAACACACGATGAATACAGAAATCGGTCATCGCCCAGTTCGAAAACGTGAGCCAGGCGCCGTCCTGAACAGGCCACGCTGGAGCGGGCGCAGCCGGCACAGAGCAGTCGTCGCATTCGACCAGACGTGAGCGACGCCCATAATTTTCGCCCAGTTGAACGATACGGACAACCGGCCCGGGGCTAGATGATGTTCGGCTCGATCTCGAGCTGCACGCCAAACTGCTCGGCGACATCTGCCTGGATGTCTTCGGCGAGCTGCAGGATCTGCCGACCGGTGGCCTGGCCGTAGTTGACGAGCACCAGCGCCTGTAGCCGATGCACACCCACATCGCCACGACGGTAACCCTTCCAGCCCGCCCGCTCGATCAGCCAGCCGGCGGCGAGCTTGACCTGCCCGTCATCTTGCGCAAATGCCACTAGATCCGCGAAGCGTTGCCTCAAGCCATCGGCCAGGGCTGCCGAGACCAGGGGGTTTTTGAAAAAGCTACCGGCATTGCCCAGCTGTCGAGGATCGGGGAGTTTTTCGCTGCGTATGGCACAGACGGCGCGACTCACGTCCATCGGCGTGGGTGATTGGATGGCATGCTGAACAAGCCACTGACGAAGTGGCCCGTATTCGAGCTTGAGGTTCACGGTGCGTTGCAGGGCGAAGCGAACCCGCAGAATGATGTAGCGCCCGGCCTGCCGCTTGAACAGACTGTCCCGGTATCCAAACTGGCATGCCTGCAGATCGAACTCCACGAGCCGCCCTGTTTGCCGGTCCAGCGCAGTCAGCCCGGCAAAAACGTCTTTTATTTCGACACCGTATGCACCAACGTTCTGGATTGGCGCGGCGCCTACGGTCCCCGGAATCAGACTCAGGTTTTCCAACCCGCACAGCCCCAGCCCCAGACTGTGCAATACGAACGGATGCCAGGGCTCACCGGCCTCCGCTTCGATGACGACACGCTCACCGTCATCCTCGATCACACGAATGCCTCGGCTGGCCATGCGCAGCACCAACGCATTCACATTCGCCGTGAGCACCAGATTGCTGCCACCGCCGAGTATCAACAGCGGCACACCGATACGCTGCGCCTGGGCTAGCGCTTCGCCGATCTGCTGATCGTCATGCGCCTCGGCGAAATAGACACTACTGGCCTCGACGCCGAAGGTGTTGAATTTCCGGAGCGAGCGGTTCTGCTCGATGATCAGACTCACAGGCGCTTCCTGAGCTCGTCGAGCAAAGCCATCGACGCATGCTCCACCAGATCGAGCACATGCTCGAAGCCCTCGTCCCCACAATAGTAAGGATCAGGTACCGTTCCCTTTCCCAGGCGGTATCGGCGCAGAAAAAGATCAAGTTCAGCGCATGAGTCCGACGGGCACAGCGCCTGCAAACGCTCCAGGTTGTCGTGATCCATCGCGAGGATGAGATCGAAGCGCTTGAAGTCGTCGACAACCACTTGGCGCGCCCTAAGCTCACTGAGATCGTAACCTCGCTGGGCAGCTGCCTGGCATGCGCGCGCATCCGCCTGCTTGCCGACATGCCAGCCACCGGTTCCGGCTGAGTCGATGGTGATACGACTATCCAGCCCGGCATCCTGCACGCACTTGCGAAACACAGCCTCGGCGGTCGGCGAACGGCATATGTTGCCCATGCAGACGAATAGAATCCTCACGCTCAGGCTCCGAGCAACTTGCGGACGCGCTCGAGATCCTCGGCGGTATCGACTCCGGCGGGCGGCGCCTCGACTGCCTCGGCAACGTGTATGCGCTTGCCGTGCCAGAGCGCCCGCAACTGCTCGAGGCACTCGGTGTTTTCCAGCCAGCAGGGGCCCCAGGACACGAAGTCGGCAAGAAACCCCGCCCGGTAGGCATAAATGCCGATATGCCGACGGTATGGAACGCCTGATGGCAGCACGTCACGACCAAGCGAGAACTCATCCCGCGCCCAGGGTAGCGGCGCCCGGCTGAACGTTAGCGCCAAGCCATTGATATCGCTCAGCACCTTCACCACGTTCGGATTGAATAGCGCCCGGGGATCGTCGATCGGTTCGGCGAGCGTGGCGATTGCCGCCTCTGGGTGGGCCGCCAGATTGCGCGCCACCTGATCGATCACCGCAGGCGGGATCAACGGCTCGTCGCCTTGCACGTTGACCACTATCGCGTCCGCCGCCAATCCCAGCTTGGCCGCCACTTCAGCGAGCCGATCGGTGCCAGAATTATGTTCAACGCAGGTCAGCACCACCTGCGCGCCGAAGCCCTCGCATGCGTCCAGAATGCGCCTGTCGTCGGTGGCAATTACGACGCGTTGAGCACCGCTTCGACTGGCCTGCTCCCAGACGTGGCGAATCATCGGCTTACCGGCGATGTCCTGCAGAGGCTTGCCCGGAAGGCGGCTGGACGCATAACGCGCCGGGATCACGACGGTATAGGCGCTAGTCATTTGTCCAGACGCTCGTCCACATCAAGGGTACGGGCTTCGCTCTCGAGCATCACCGGAATACCGTCTCGCACCGGAAAGGCCATGCCGTCGGCCTTGCAGATCAGTTCGGACTTATCATCGGTCAGCTTCAGCGGGCCCTTGCACAGCGGGCAGGCGAGAATATCGAGCAGTTTGGTATCCATGCGCGGTCCTTGGATGCAGCCGACCGCACATGGCAGATCGAGCGGCTTAGGGGTGTTGGGGCAGCAATCGGTCCAGCTGGGTATCGAACCAGGTCACGAACGCCGCTGACGGCTCGGCCTGCACCTGCAGATAGCACCAGCCCGGCAGCGCGAATGCCCGGCATTTGACCGCATCCTTCTCGGTCATCACCAGCGGTAGCTCGGGGCGGAAGCTCAGTTGCTCGAGGCTATAGCGGGCATGATCGGCGAAGGGGTGCGGAATCGGCCGCCAGTGTAGCGCCTCGAGCGTAGTGAAGAAACGCTGTGGATTGCCGATCCCGGCAACCGCATGCACCTGTTGGCCCGGGGGGAAATGGTCGAGCGGCCAGCATTGCCGGCTTGCGAGTTCTATCAACCCGGACGGCCGCAGGGCGAAGGCAAAGCCGGAGGGACTGTCGGCCTGCGCGCCATTGAATAACACCGCATCGACCGATTCGAGCCGTTCGGGCGGCTCACGCAATGGGCCGGCGGGCAAGCAGCGCCGATTACCCAGGCCGCGCACCGCATCGACGAGCACCAATTCCAGATCACGCGCCAACCGGTAATGCTGCAGCCCGTCGTCGGACAGGACCAAGTCAACTGACTCTTGGGCCAGCAACTCGCGAACAGCACGGGCACGGTCCGGATCGATCATGACCGGCGCACCGGTGCGCTGCGCGATCAATAAGGGTTCATCGCCCGCCTCGGCTGCCGAGTCTTCCGCCCGGACTCGCCATGGATAGGATGCGGGCGAGGCACCGTACCCACGGCTGACCACACCGACCTTCACGCCACGTCGGCGGCAGTGTTCGATGAGCCAAAGGATCAACGGCGTTTTGCCGGTCCCGCCAACCGTAATGTTGCCTACCACTACGACCGGCACTGGCGCCCGATAACAATCGGCCGCGCCATCCAGGAACCGCTTGCGTCTGGCGCTGACTACCCGCCTGTAGAGCGCCTCGAGCGGGGCAAGCAATGCCAGAGCCGGATGCCCCTCGTACCAGGCGCGCTGCAAACGATCGGCAAAAGACATCAGGGCTCCGGCTGGGCCTCGACGGTGGTGATTCGCAGATGGGCGAAGCCAAGCTTTCCGGCTGCATCCATCGCGGTGATGACGGCCTGATGCGGTGTCTTGCCATCGGCGCTGATGATCATCGGCAGACTGGTGTCTCCGCCCGACTCCTTCGCCAGCGCGCCCATGAGTGTGTTCAGATCGTGCTTGATCAACGTCTTGCCATTGAGTGAATAGCTGCCGTCTACATCGATGACCACTTCGAGCTGTTTCTTTTGCGCCTCTTCCGGCGGCGTGCCGCTGGCAGCCTCGGGCAGATCCACCTTGAGCTGCGTTTCGCGGGTAAAGGTGGTCGTGACCACGAAGAACAGCAGCAGGATGAAGACGACGTCGATCAGCGGGGCCAGTCCGATGTCGACGTTTTCCCGCGCCTTGCGACGAAACTTCACGCCTTGTCCTCGCCCAGATCGACGTCACGGTCGCCTTGCACGACTTCCACCAGCTTGATCGCTTCCTGCTCCATCCCGACCACCAGTTCCTCTACGCGACGTAGCAGGAAGCGATGGAAGAACAGGGCCGGAATGCCGACCATCAGGCCCGCCGCCGTAGTGATAAGCGCCTTGGATATACCCGAAGCGAGCATCGGGGCGTTGGCCATACCCGAGCCCATGAAGGCACCGAATATCTCGATCATGCCAAGCACCGTACCGAGCAGCCCCAGCAAGGGCGCGATGCCGGCAATGGTGCCCAGGGCATTGAGGTACCGCTCGAGATCATGAACGACGCGCGCCGCGGCCTCCTCGATGCACTCCTTCATGATCTCCCGACCATGCTTGGAGTTGGCCAGGCCCGCTGCGAGAATCTCGCCCAAGGGTGAGTCCGCACGCAGCTCCTTGAGCTTCTGGTTGCTGAGCTTCTTGTCCTTGATCCATTTCCACACCTGGCCGAGCAGATGCGAAGGGGTCACACGACTAGGTCGCAACGTCCATAGGCGCTCGGCGATGATTCCGGCGGCAGCGACGGAACACAGAATGATCGGCAGCATAATCCAGCCACCTGCTTTAACCAGCTCCCACACGACGTGAATCCCCCTCGAAAAAGTGGCGTCACTCTAGCATAGGGTCGTCAGGCCGCCGACGGCCCCGGTTCTCATTTTTCCCGCCAGAACCGACGTTCGGCGCGCAATCCGCGCGGCGACTCGAAACGTCCGAGACGGATCTGCAGCGCACCCTGCTCGGCCGTATCGTAAAGCTGCGCGCCGGATGCCTCGATCCGCCGCACGACGTCCGGGTGTGGGTGTCCGAAGGCATTGTGCAGACTGCGCGAGACGAGCGCCCCCTCCGCACCTGCAGCCTCGATGAAGGCTTCGGAGGAGGAACTGTGACTGCCATGATGCGGCAGCAGCAACCAGCGCACCTTGAGCGGCATACCGCTTGCCAGCAGCGCCTGCTCGGCAGGCACGTCGATGTCGCCGGTTAGCAGCAGGCGTTCGCCGTTGGCCTCGACCATCAGCACGCAGGACGACTGGTTTCCATTGCGAGCCTGCGACCAGCGCCAGAGCGTGAAGCCGACATGGTCCCATTCCCAGTGCAGCCCTGACGGACAGGCCTCGGCGCCCAGCGACGCGGGCAGTCGCTCCGGTTCGCCACTGAGCACCCGTGCGACCGGCATTTGTCGCAGGATCGCTGCAGCGCCGCCCGCATGATCGCTATCGGCATGACTGAGCACCATCAGATCGAGATCCGCAGCGCCCAGCGTGCGCAGCGAAGGCGAAACCACTCGCTCACCGATATCGAAGTCGCCGTAGCGCGGCCCGGCGTCGTACAGCAAAGCATGCTCATGCGTGCGAACCAGCACCGCGAGTCCCTGCCCGACATCGAGGATCCAGACGTCTGCCTGTCCGTGGGCCGGCTTGTTGATCGGGGGAAACAACAGCGGTGCGAGCAGTACCAACCCCAGCGCCCGCAAGGGCAGGCCGGCTGGAGCCAGGATCAGCAGCGTTCCGAGCGTGACCAGCGACCAGGCCCACAGCGGCAAGGAAGCCGGTAGCCAGGCCGCTTGCCAGCCGGCGAGCCAACGCAGCGCATCGAATAGATAAACCAGCAGTCCGCCCGCCAGCCAGAGCAGCGCCTCGCCGACACCTGGCAGCCACAACAAGGCGGTGCCCATCAACGACAGCGGCACGATCAGCACACTGACCAGAGGCACCGCGAACAGATTGGCGACCGGGCCGCTCAAGCTCACCGGCAAGCCCAGAATCAGCAGGAACGGCAATAGCCCAATCGCCATGCCCCACTGCGCGCGCCCCAACGTCTGCCAACCACCCCAACGGCCCAGCCGCCCGCGGAAGATATAGGCAAGCAGCGCCACCGCCAGAAAGGACAGCCAGAATCCCGATCGCAGAACGACCAGCGGATCGAACAGCAACACGCCATCCAGCGCAATCAGCAACGGCAAGCAAACGCCAAGATGCCTGAATCGCAAGCGCCATAGCAGTACCAGCGCGACCATGATCAGCGCTCGCTGAACCGGAACGTCGAAGCCTGCCAGCCAGCCGTATACGAGCGCACCAGCCAACGCCGCGCCACAGGCACAGGGCAGCCAGGCGATGCGTTGTGGCCAGAAGCCCCACCGAGCCAACAGCGCAACCAGGCCGTAGAGCAAGCCCGCCAGCATCCCCACATGCTGCCCCGAGATCACCATCAGGTGGACGGTTCCGGTGTCTTGAAGGATGCGCCAGTCCGCCGTCGACAGGCCACTGTCGTCGCCGACCACCAGCGCGGCGATCGCGCCTGAACGGCCCTGGGCATCGACGGCCAACAGGCGTTGGCGCAGCTGATCGCGCGCCCCCTGCCCGCCCACCGCCAACCCGGTGCGCTCGCCCGCCTTGACGGTCCCGCTGGCACCGATTCGGCGCGCCAGGAGCCAGGCTTCGTAGTCGAATGGCTGCGGGTTGACCAACCCTCGTGGCCTCTTCAGCTTGGCCGCGAGACGCCAGCGCTCTCCCGCCTGCATGGCCGGCCCGCCGTACCACGCCAGGCGCATCCGTGAAGGCAGGCCCTCATGTCGCGACGAAATATCGGTCAGCTCGAAGCGCACGACCCCGCCGCGAACATCCGGCAGACCGGTCACCCGACCTTCAAGCCAGAACGTGCGGCCGTCGAGCGCCGTTGGCAGGCGATCGCTCAATGCCCAATGGGCGCTCAGACAGGCCCAACCAAGCCCGCACAGGAAACAACCGATCACGCGCCAGCGGGACGGCAGCAACAGCAACCCGGCCAGGATGACTAGCGGGA comes from Stutzerimonas stutzeri and encodes:
- a CDS encoding DNA internalization-related competence protein ComEC/Rec2, with product MRAAMLALAAGLILLRFLPQLPPPSALPLVILAGLLLLPSRWRVIGCFLCGLGWACLSAHWALSDRLPTALDGRTFWLEGRVTGLPDVRGGVVRFELTDISSRHEGLPSRMRLAWYGGPAMQAGERWRLAAKLKRPRGLVNPQPFDYEAWLLARRIGASGTVKAGERTGLAVGGQGARDQLRQRLLAVDAQGRSGAIAALVVGDDSGLSTADWRILQDTGTVHLMVISGQHVGMLAGLLYGLVALLARWGFWPQRIAWLPCACGAALAGALVYGWLAGFDVPVQRALIMVALVLLWRLRFRHLGVCLPLLIALDGVLLFDPLVVLRSGFWLSFLAVALLAYIFRGRLGRWGGWQTLGRAQWGMAIGLLPFLLILGLPVSLSGPVANLFAVPLVSVLIVPLSLMGTALLWLPGVGEALLWLAGGLLVYLFDALRWLAGWQAAWLPASLPLWAWSLVTLGTLLILAPAGLPLRALGLVLLAPLLFPPINKPAHGQADVWILDVGQGLAVLVRTHEHALLYDAGPRYGDFDIGERVVSPSLRTLGAADLDLMVLSHADSDHAGGAAAILRQMPVARVLSGEPERLPASLGAEACPSGLHWEWDHVGFTLWRWSQARNGNQSSCVLMVEANGERLLLTGDIDVPAEQALLASGMPLKVRWLLLPHHGSHSSSSEAFIEAAGAEGALVSRSLHNAFGHPHPDVVRRIEASGAQLYDTAEQGALQIRLGRFESPRGLRAERRFWREK